A single window of Agromyces aureus DNA harbors:
- a CDS encoding GNAT family N-acetyltransferase, with product MRRRELTIRTTREDDWPQVRDLRLEMLEDTPIAFGETLEHALGASEAIWRLRAARGTTPGQTSVVAIDRERWVGHMGGWIPDAAADPLLVGVYVSPAYRGDARGVSRRLLEAVEEWALEHGDALRLEVHEQNPRAIAFYEKLGFSLTGHTRAYELEPGGLELEMIKRLR from the coding sequence ATGCGCCGCCGCGAGCTCACCATCCGCACCACTCGTGAAGACGACTGGCCGCAGGTGCGCGACCTCCGCCTCGAGATGCTCGAGGACACCCCCATCGCGTTCGGCGAGACGCTCGAGCACGCACTGGGCGCCTCCGAGGCGATCTGGCGGCTGCGTGCAGCCCGCGGCACGACCCCCGGGCAGACCTCCGTCGTCGCGATCGACCGAGAGCGCTGGGTGGGCCACATGGGCGGATGGATTCCGGATGCCGCGGCCGACCCCCTGCTCGTGGGCGTCTACGTCTCCCCGGCGTACCGCGGCGACGCGCGCGGCGTCTCGCGTCGTCTGCTCGAGGCCGTCGAGGAGTGGGCGCTCGAGCACGGCGACGCATTGCGCCTCGAGGTGCACGAGCAGAACCCGCGGGCGATCGCGTTCTACGAGAAGCTCGGGTTCAGTCTCACCGGGCACACGCGCGCGTACGAGTTGGAGCCCGGCGGCCTCGAACTCGAGATGATCAAGCGGCTGCGCTGA
- the kdpB gene encoding potassium-transporting ATPase subunit KdpB, whose amino-acid sequence MSTITPTPKPVPEPAEGHGHDHDRRPVGSTSKRAAGAFGPSQIAQALPGAFRKFDPRLMWRNPVMFIVEIGAVFTTALAIAEPFLGGPGSSGGTAVPATFTWGIAVWLWLTVLFANLAESIAEGRGKAQADSLRQTRTSTAAFVVTAYDEVTDAAAERTPLREVSSADLKLGDLVVVTAGQLIPGDGDIVHGIASVDESAITGESAPVVRESGGDRSAVTGGTRVLSDRIVVRITSKPGETFVDRMIALVEGASRQKTPNEIALNILLASLSIVFVVVALTLNPIASYAATPASIPVLIALLVCLIPTTIGALLSAIGIAGMDRLVQRNVLAMSGRAVEAAGDVTTLLLDKTGTITYGNRRASEFVPMPGVPAFELVRAAALSSLADPTPEGASIVDLAAEHGIRFDAAPAGDVVPFTAQTRMSGLDLADGTVVRKGAGSAVIAWVETSAPLTRTTRDELEQRVEAISNSGGTPLVVARRSADGSATVLGVVHLKDVVKDGLTERFAELRAMGIRTVMITGDNPLTAKAIAAEAGVDDYLAEATPEDKMALIKREQAGGNLVAMTGDGTNDAPALAQADVGVAMNTGTSAAKEAGNMVDLDSDPTKLIEIVRIGKQLLITRGALTTFSIANDIAKYFAIIPAMFAGIFPGLAVLNIMQLHSPASAILSAIIFNAIIIVILIPLALRGVKYRAGGASSILSRNLLVYGLGGIIAPFIGIKLIDLVVSLIPGF is encoded by the coding sequence ATGTCCACCATCACCCCCACCCCGAAACCGGTGCCTGAACCGGCCGAAGGTCACGGTCACGACCACGACCGGCGGCCCGTCGGCTCGACGTCGAAGCGCGCGGCGGGCGCGTTCGGGCCGTCGCAGATCGCCCAGGCCCTACCCGGCGCGTTCCGCAAGTTCGACCCGCGCCTCATGTGGCGCAACCCCGTCATGTTCATCGTCGAGATCGGGGCCGTGTTCACCACGGCGCTCGCGATCGCCGAGCCGTTCCTCGGCGGTCCGGGTTCGTCGGGCGGCACCGCCGTGCCCGCCACCTTCACGTGGGGCATCGCCGTGTGGCTCTGGCTCACCGTGCTCTTCGCGAACCTCGCCGAGTCGATCGCCGAGGGCCGTGGCAAGGCGCAGGCCGACTCGCTCCGCCAGACCCGCACGTCGACCGCCGCCTTCGTCGTGACGGCCTACGACGAGGTGACGGATGCCGCGGCCGAGCGCACGCCGCTGCGAGAGGTCTCCTCGGCCGACCTGAAGCTCGGCGACCTCGTCGTCGTGACGGCGGGTCAGCTCATCCCGGGCGACGGCGACATCGTGCACGGCATCGCCTCGGTCGACGAGTCGGCCATCACGGGCGAGTCGGCCCCGGTCGTGCGCGAGTCGGGTGGCGACCGCTCGGCGGTCACCGGCGGCACCCGGGTGCTCTCGGACCGCATCGTGGTGCGCATCACCTCGAAGCCGGGCGAGACCTTCGTCGACCGCATGATCGCCCTCGTCGAGGGCGCGTCGCGCCAGAAGACGCCGAACGAGATCGCGCTGAACATCCTGCTCGCGAGCCTCTCGATCGTCTTCGTGGTCGTCGCGCTCACGCTGAACCCGATCGCCTCGTACGCGGCGACGCCGGCGAGCATCCCCGTGCTCATCGCCCTCCTGGTCTGCCTGATCCCGACGACCATCGGCGCGCTGCTCTCAGCCATCGGCATCGCCGGCATGGATCGCCTCGTGCAGCGCAACGTGCTCGCGATGTCGGGCCGCGCGGTCGAGGCGGCGGGCGACGTCACGACCCTGCTCCTCGACAAGACCGGAACGATCACCTACGGCAACCGGCGCGCGAGCGAGTTCGTGCCGATGCCCGGCGTGCCGGCGTTCGAGCTCGTGCGGGCGGCCGCGCTCTCGTCGCTCGCCGACCCGACGCCCGAGGGCGCCTCGATCGTCGATCTCGCGGCCGAGCACGGCATACGGTTCGACGCCGCTCCCGCCGGCGACGTCGTGCCGTTCACCGCGCAGACCCGCATGTCGGGCCTCGACCTCGCCGACGGCACGGTCGTGCGCAAGGGCGCAGGGTCCGCGGTCATCGCGTGGGTCGAGACATCCGCCCCCCTCACCCGGACGACCCGCGACGAGCTCGAGCAGCGGGTCGAGGCCATCTCGAACAGCGGAGGCACCCCGCTGGTGGTCGCCAGGCGCTCGGCCGACGGCAGCGCGACCGTGCTCGGCGTCGTGCACCTGAAGGACGTCGTGAAGGACGGCCTCACCGAACGGTTCGCCGAGCTGCGCGCGATGGGCATCCGCACCGTGATGATCACGGGCGACAACCCGCTCACGGCGAAGGCCATCGCGGCCGAGGCGGGCGTCGACGACTACCTCGCCGAGGCCACGCCCGAAGACAAGATGGCGCTCATCAAGCGCGAGCAGGCCGGTGGCAACCTCGTCGCCATGACCGGCGACGGCACGAACGACGCCCCCGCGCTCGCGCAGGCCGATGTCGGCGTCGCGATGAACACGGGCACGTCGGCCGCGAAGGAGGCCGGCAACATGGTCGACCTCGACTCCGACCCGACGAAGCTCATCGAGATCGTGCGCATCGGCAAGCAGCTGCTCATCACGCGCGGCGCACTCACGACGTTCTCGATCGCGAACGACATCGCGAAGTACTTCGCGATCATCCCGGCGATGTTCGCGGGCATCTTCCCCGGGCTCGCCGTGCTGAACATCATGCAGCTGCACTCGCCGGCCTCGGCGATCCTCTCGGCGATCATCTTCAACGCGATCATCATCGTGATCCTGATCCCGCTCGCGCTGCGCGGCGTCAAGTACCGGGCGGGCGGCGCCTCGTCGATCCTCAGCCGCAACCTGCTGGTCTACGGCCTCGGCGGCATCATCGCCCCCTTCATCGGCATCAAGCTGATCGACCTCGTCGTCAGCCTCATCCCCGGGTTCTAG
- a CDS encoding ArsR/SmtB family transcription factor, which translates to MADIFDVVADATRRDILAVLLERESVSPESHGEISVSEIVASLGLSQPTVSKHLKVLREAGLVSVREEGQHRYYRLDRGPLETLEDWLIPFMSSDAAADAAKLAGAEALDSEDLRAEQLAFASRLGKRFAETAHQVSAVVGPKKHR; encoded by the coding sequence ATGGCGGACATCTTCGACGTGGTGGCAGACGCGACCCGACGCGACATCCTTGCGGTCCTGCTCGAGCGCGAGTCCGTCTCGCCCGAGTCGCACGGCGAGATCAGCGTGTCCGAGATCGTCGCCTCCCTCGGCCTCAGCCAGCCGACCGTCTCCAAGCACCTCAAGGTGCTGCGCGAGGCCGGTCTCGTGAGCGTCCGCGAAGAGGGCCAGCACCGGTACTACCGGCTCGACCGGGGTCCGCTCGAGACCCTCGAGGACTGGCTGATCCCCTTCATGTCCTCGGATGCCGCGGCCGACGCCGCGAAGCTCGCGGGCGCCGAGGCGCTCGACTCCGAAGACCTCCGGGCCGAGCAGCTCGCGTTCGCCTCGAGGCTCGGCAAGAGGTTCGCCGAGACGGCGCACCAGGTCAGCGCGGTCGTCGGACCCAAGAAGCACCGCTAG
- the rlmC gene encoding 23S rRNA (uracil(747)-C(5))-methyltransferase RlmC: MDCAYFDAGRCLSCSLMGEPYPAQVDAKQARAEQLLEPFGVGTWHPPVVSGERDYRNKAKMVVGGTVDAPTIGILDADGHGVDLQACGICSPGHRAAFGPIARFITLARITPYDVPSRTGELKHLIVTESPDGELMVRFVLRSTEPVARIRKHLPTLLAELPNTRVVSVNVLPEHKAVLEGEHEIVLTEAQTLTMRLNDVTMHLRPQSFFQTNTAIAAALYAEARDWITDLAPASAWDLYSGVGGFALHLASDDPGSGPAVTGIETSVEAVASAELSRTDAALHRVRFAAGDATRFALDAPEADVPDLVVVNPPRRGIGAELSGWLETSDIRHVLYSSCNATSLAKDLAAMPSLRPVRARVFDMFPQTPHFEVMVLLERVAAG, translated from the coding sequence GTGGACTGCGCGTACTTCGACGCCGGGCGATGCCTCTCGTGCTCGCTCATGGGCGAGCCGTACCCGGCGCAGGTCGACGCGAAGCAGGCGAGGGCCGAGCAACTGCTGGAGCCGTTCGGCGTCGGCACGTGGCATCCGCCGGTCGTGAGTGGCGAACGCGACTACCGCAACAAGGCGAAGATGGTGGTCGGCGGCACGGTCGACGCGCCCACGATCGGCATCCTCGACGCCGACGGGCACGGGGTCGACCTGCAGGCGTGCGGCATCTGCTCGCCCGGGCACCGCGCCGCGTTCGGCCCGATCGCGCGCTTCATCACCCTCGCGCGCATCACCCCCTACGACGTGCCGAGCCGCACGGGCGAGCTGAAGCACCTCATCGTGACCGAGTCGCCCGACGGCGAGCTCATGGTGCGGTTCGTGCTGCGTTCGACCGAGCCGGTCGCCCGCATCCGCAAGCACCTGCCGACGCTGCTCGCCGAGCTGCCGAACACACGCGTGGTGAGCGTCAACGTGCTGCCCGAGCACAAGGCGGTGCTCGAGGGCGAGCACGAGATCGTGCTCACCGAGGCGCAGACGCTCACGATGCGCCTGAACGACGTGACGATGCACCTGCGGCCGCAGAGCTTCTTCCAGACGAACACGGCCATCGCGGCGGCGCTCTACGCCGAGGCGCGCGACTGGATCACCGACCTCGCACCGGCCTCGGCCTGGGACCTCTACTCCGGCGTCGGCGGCTTCGCGCTGCACCTCGCGAGCGACGACCCCGGCTCGGGGCCTGCGGTCACGGGCATCGAGACGAGCGTCGAGGCCGTCGCGAGCGCCGAACTCAGCCGAACGGATGCCGCACTCCACCGCGTGCGGTTCGCTGCCGGCGACGCGACGCGCTTCGCGCTCGACGCGCCAGAGGCCGACGTACCCGACCTGGTCGTCGTGAACCCGCCGCGGCGCGGCATCGGCGCGGAGCTCAGCGGGTGGCTCGAGACCTCCGACATCCGCCACGTGCTGTACTCGAGCTGCAACGCGACCTCGCTCGCGAAGGATCTGGCCGCGATGCCGTCGCTGCGGCCCGTGCGGGCGCGCGTGTTCGACATGTTCCCGCAGACGCCGCACTTCGAGGTCATGGTGCTGCTCGAGCGGGTCGCCGCGGGCTGA
- a CDS encoding 30S ribosomal protein bS22, translated as MGSVIKKRRKRMAKKKHRKLLRKTRHQRRNKK; from the coding sequence ATGGGTTCCGTCATCAAGAAGCGCCGCAAGCGTATGGCGAAGAAGAAGCACCGCAAGCTGCTGCGCAAGACGCGTCACCAGCGTCGCAACAAGAAGTAG
- a CDS encoding glutaredoxin family protein, whose amino-acid sequence MARDIRLTLIGKPGCHLCDDAREVVQAVIAEFEATDAGGRPVLEERSILDDPSLAERYAEEIPVLLVDGEMHAYWRVDPVRLKAKLLAG is encoded by the coding sequence ATGGCCCGCGACATCCGTCTCACCCTCATCGGCAAGCCCGGCTGCCACCTCTGCGACGACGCGCGCGAGGTCGTGCAGGCCGTCATCGCCGAGTTCGAGGCGACGGATGCCGGTGGCCGGCCGGTGCTCGAGGAGCGGTCGATCCTCGACGACCCCTCCCTCGCCGAGCGCTACGCCGAAGAGATCCCGGTGCTGCTCGTCGACGGCGAGATGCACGCGTACTGGCGCGTCGATCCGGTGCGCCTGAAGGCGAAGCTGCTCGCCGGCTGA
- a CDS encoding TrkH family potassium uptake protein: protein MRVQPMGRGGRFDQRSWLGRLRDAVDGFVKHSPSRFAITIFASLILIFTLLFSLPIARAGEGSGTPLHDALFTAVSVICVTGLATVDMATYWSPFGNFLVFIGVNIGGIGVLTLASILGLVISRRLGLRSKLMAASDTNPSRIHVGPVAERQAIKLGEVGGLLATVAISALVIEGTIAIAMIPSMFAAGYDAFHSVWYSFYYSAMAFTNTGFNPNPGGLEPFEHDYWMQSLLMVGVFLGSLGFPVIFALARAWRQPRKWSLHVKLTITTTVILFVLGAGMFVLLEHSNPRTYGQLDAGATVFQSFFMSAMTRSGGFATVNMHDLYGSSQLVSSMLMFIGGGSASTAGGIKVTTLAVLFLAAVAEARGAPSMEAFGRRIPRDMLRLSVSVVLWGATIVAVSSIIILQITKAPFENVLFDVISAFATCGLSTGLTAELPPEGVYVMAATMFMGRVGTVTLAAALAASQRRQLFKRPEERPIVG from the coding sequence ATGCGCGTTCAGCCGATGGGCCGCGGGGGTCGGTTCGACCAGCGGTCGTGGCTCGGGCGGCTGCGCGATGCCGTCGACGGCTTCGTCAAGCACTCGCCGTCGCGATTCGCGATCACGATCTTCGCGAGCCTGATCCTCATCTTCACGCTGCTCTTCTCGCTGCCGATCGCACGCGCGGGCGAAGGCTCCGGCACCCCGCTGCACGACGCACTGTTCACCGCGGTCTCGGTGATCTGCGTCACCGGGCTCGCGACCGTCGACATGGCGACGTACTGGTCGCCGTTCGGCAACTTCCTCGTGTTCATCGGCGTCAACATCGGCGGCATCGGCGTGCTGACGCTCGCCTCGATCCTCGGCCTCGTGATCTCGCGTCGCCTCGGGCTGCGGTCCAAGCTCATGGCGGCGAGCGACACGAACCCGTCGCGCATCCACGTCGGCCCGGTCGCGGAGCGGCAGGCCATCAAGCTCGGCGAGGTCGGCGGGCTGCTCGCGACCGTCGCGATCAGCGCCCTCGTCATCGAGGGCACGATCGCCATCGCGATGATCCCGAGCATGTTCGCCGCCGGGTACGACGCGTTCCACTCGGTCTGGTACAGCTTCTACTACTCGGCGATGGCGTTCACGAACACGGGCTTCAACCCGAACCCCGGCGGCCTCGAGCCGTTCGAGCACGACTACTGGATGCAGTCGCTCCTCATGGTCGGCGTGTTCCTCGGCAGCCTGGGTTTCCCGGTGATCTTCGCCTTGGCCCGCGCCTGGCGGCAGCCGCGCAAGTGGAGCCTGCACGTGAAGCTCACGATCACGACGACCGTGATCCTGTTCGTGCTGGGTGCCGGCATGTTCGTGCTGCTCGAGCACAGCAATCCGCGCACGTACGGGCAGCTCGACGCGGGCGCGACGGTGTTCCAGTCCTTCTTCATGTCGGCCATGACGAGGTCGGGCGGGTTCGCGACCGTGAACATGCACGACCTCTACGGGTCGAGCCAGCTGGTCAGCAGCATGCTCATGTTCATCGGCGGCGGCTCGGCCTCGACGGCCGGCGGCATCAAGGTCACGACGCTCGCCGTGCTGTTCCTCGCCGCGGTCGCGGAGGCCCGAGGCGCCCCGTCGATGGAGGCGTTCGGCCGACGGATCCCACGCGACATGCTGCGCCTGTCGGTCAGCGTCGTGCTCTGGGGCGCGACGATCGTGGCCGTCTCGTCGATCATCATCCTGCAGATCACGAAGGCCCCGTTCGAGAACGTGCTGTTCGACGTGATCTCGGCCTTCGCGACGTGCGGGCTGTCGACGGGGCTCACGGCCGAACTCCCGCCCGAGGGCGTCTACGTCATGGCGGCCACGATGTTCATGGGCCGCGTTGGTACAGTGACACTCGCCGCGGCCCTCGCCGCGAGCCAGCGACGGCAGTTGTTCAAGCGTCCGGAAGAGAGGCCCATCGTTGGTTGA
- a CDS encoding DUF6596 domain-containing protein, giving the protein MTDPIADLGEDFVEAWPRIVRALAAFTGSLDDAQEYAAEAMARAVAEVGGRADAGGRPLGSLAAWCTAVGKRAWIDDRRRAGVELRHAQREARELRGAIAAEAAGAAGGRVAASALELPVGDRLGDALDDRVALLFVACDPALTEPARLVLALRVVCGLDVPRIAAHLGIQPATAAARLTRAKHALAKARGRFHVPEAPERRVRLPVVLASVAGMFTVAHRDVLDPLSPLDDLGGQALSIADALVAEYPDDAEVRGLRAVVRLGLARRPGRLDGDGAALPLDQVDRTTWDGRLIEAGLSDAAAAADRGDGRFVLEAAIAGLHSSARSFATTDWNQVVAFYRALERVWGSPSVTAGRLSAELHRSLLAPESGERTAALRRIAAELQDLADGSAPYAALDASLALADLAWRTGRREQAAAEYARLATLVPTEPVRRFCLARAGTDAG; this is encoded by the coding sequence GTGACCGACCCGATCGCCGACCTGGGCGAGGACTTCGTCGAAGCCTGGCCGCGGATCGTGCGCGCGCTGGCCGCCTTCACGGGCAGCCTCGACGACGCGCAGGAGTACGCGGCCGAGGCGATGGCGAGAGCCGTCGCCGAGGTCGGCGGTCGGGCGGATGCCGGTGGCCGGCCGCTCGGCTCCCTGGCCGCGTGGTGCACCGCCGTCGGCAAGCGGGCGTGGATCGACGACCGCCGTCGCGCCGGGGTCGAGTTGCGTCACGCGCAGCGCGAGGCCAGGGAGCTGCGGGGGGCGATCGCGGCCGAGGCGGCCGGTGCCGCGGGCGGGCGAGTCGCGGCATCCGCCCTCGAGCTCCCGGTCGGCGACCGCCTCGGCGACGCGCTCGACGACCGGGTCGCGCTGCTGTTCGTGGCCTGCGACCCGGCGCTCACCGAGCCGGCGCGGCTCGTGCTCGCGCTGCGCGTGGTGTGCGGACTCGACGTGCCGCGCATCGCGGCCCACCTCGGCATCCAACCCGCGACCGCGGCGGCGAGGCTCACCAGGGCGAAGCACGCGCTCGCGAAGGCGCGCGGGCGCTTCCACGTGCCGGAGGCGCCCGAGCGGCGGGTGCGGCTGCCGGTCGTGCTCGCGAGCGTCGCCGGCATGTTCACGGTCGCTCATCGCGACGTGCTCGATCCGCTCAGCCCGCTCGACGACCTGGGCGGGCAGGCGCTCTCGATCGCCGACGCACTGGTCGCCGAGTACCCCGACGACGCCGAGGTGCGCGGACTCCGCGCCGTCGTGCGGCTCGGGCTGGCACGTCGGCCCGGCCGTCTCGACGGTGACGGCGCAGCCCTGCCGCTCGACCAGGTCGACCGCACCACGTGGGACGGACGCCTCATCGAGGCCGGCCTCTCGGATGCCGCGGCCGCCGCCGATCGTGGCGACGGACGGTTCGTGCTCGAGGCCGCGATCGCCGGGTTGCACAGTTCGGCTCGGAGCTTCGCGACCACCGACTGGAACCAGGTCGTGGCGTTCTACCGCGCGCTCGAACGCGTGTGGGGCTCGCCGTCGGTGACGGCGGGCCGGCTCTCAGCCGAACTGCATCGCAGCCTGCTCGCGCCGGAGTCGGGCGAGCGTACGGCCGCCCTGCGCAGGATCGCGGCCGAACTGCAGGACCTGGCCGATGGCTCGGCGCCCTACGCGGCCCTCGACGCGAGCCTCGCGCTCGCCGACCTGGCCTGGCGCACCGGCCGACGCGAGCAGGCCGCCGCCGAGTACGCCCGGCTCGCGACGCTCGTGCCGACCGAGCCCGTGCGCCGCTTCTGCCTCGCGCGCGCCGGCACGGACGCCGGGTGA
- a CDS encoding YciI family protein, whose amino-acid sequence MTDTYLYLIHEPDWDSDAVLEGGGAEDDSHGANFAEHRVFQEAVERLGARIVGASALQNARHGGRVTPGAGDRLEADAVYSDGPYPDTTEVVSGYYVVETDDEALARRIAALVPTAGHIEWRKVFPIS is encoded by the coding sequence ATGACGGATACGTACCTCTACCTCATTCACGAGCCCGACTGGGACTCCGACGCGGTGCTCGAGGGCGGCGGCGCGGAGGACGACTCGCACGGAGCGAACTTCGCCGAGCACCGGGTCTTCCAGGAGGCCGTCGAGCGCCTCGGCGCGCGGATCGTCGGCGCGTCCGCCCTGCAGAACGCGCGGCACGGCGGACGCGTCACCCCGGGCGCCGGCGACCGGCTCGAGGCCGACGCGGTCTACTCCGACGGGCCGTACCCCGACACCACCGAGGTCGTCTCGGGGTACTACGTCGTCGAGACCGACGACGAGGCGCTCGCCCGCCGCATCGCCGCCCTCGTGCCCACCGCCGGTCACATCGAGTGGCGCAAGGTGTTCCCGATCTCATGA
- the kdpF gene encoding K(+)-transporting ATPase subunit F, with protein sequence MIFFELLAAALGVAAVVYLVYALVRPERF encoded by the coding sequence ATGATCTTCTTCGAACTCCTCGCTGCCGCGCTGGGTGTCGCCGCTGTGGTGTACCTGGTGTACGCCCTCGTCCGACCCGAGCGGTTCTGA
- the kdpA gene encoding potassium-transporting ATPase subunit KdpA, producing MDAMLAVLQAATLALILALIYRPLGDYMANLYTSNRDWKAERGLYRLIGIDPRAEQSWPAYLRGVLAFSVVGVLFVYVLQRAQAVLPYSLGLPAVPEGLSFNTAVSFVTNTNWQSYSPELTLGYTVQLAGLAVQNFVSAAVGIAVAVALVRGFARRNSGTIGNFWVDLFRGSFRLLLPLSVVGAIVLVIGGVVQNVNGFTEITTLAGNTQSIPGGPVASQEVIKLLGTNGGGFFNANSAHPFENPTAWTSLFQNVLMLAIPFALPRTFGKMVGSNKQGYAILAVMATIFVVSLFALSALEAAGNGTAPELAGGAMEGKEARFGIFGSTLFGTTSTLTSTGAVNSMHDSFTALGGMMPMLNMMLGEVAPGGVGSGLYGMLVLAVIAVFIAGLLVGRTPEYLGKKIGPREIKLASLYILVTPTLVLAGTALSFAIPGIREDVESTSIWNPGIHGMSEVLYAFTSASNNNGSAFAGLTANTPWFNTALGVAMLLGRFIPIVLVLALAGSLAAQDKVPATAGTLPTHRPQFVGLLVGVTVIVTALTYFPVLTLGPLAEGLN from the coding sequence ATGGATGCGATGCTCGCCGTCCTCCAGGCGGCCACCCTCGCCCTGATCCTCGCGCTCATCTACCGCCCCCTCGGCGACTACATGGCGAACCTCTACACGAGCAACCGCGACTGGAAGGCCGAACGCGGGCTCTACCGGCTCATCGGTATCGACCCCCGTGCCGAGCAGTCGTGGCCCGCCTACCTGCGCGGCGTGCTCGCGTTCTCGGTCGTCGGCGTGCTGTTCGTCTACGTGCTGCAGCGCGCCCAGGCGGTGCTGCCGTACTCGCTCGGACTGCCCGCGGTGCCCGAGGGCCTGTCGTTCAACACGGCCGTGTCGTTCGTGACGAACACGAACTGGCAGTCGTACTCCCCCGAGCTCACCCTGGGCTACACCGTGCAGCTCGCGGGCCTCGCCGTGCAGAACTTCGTGTCTGCGGCCGTCGGCATCGCGGTCGCCGTGGCCCTCGTGCGTGGATTCGCTCGTCGCAACTCGGGCACGATCGGCAACTTCTGGGTCGACCTGTTCCGCGGGTCGTTCCGGCTGCTGCTGCCGCTCTCGGTGGTCGGCGCGATCGTGCTCGTCATCGGCGGCGTCGTGCAGAACGTCAACGGCTTCACCGAGATCACCACGCTCGCCGGCAACACGCAGTCGATCCCGGGCGGCCCGGTCGCCTCGCAGGAGGTCATCAAGCTGCTCGGCACGAACGGCGGCGGCTTCTTCAACGCCAACTCGGCGCATCCGTTCGAGAATCCGACCGCGTGGACGAGCCTGTTCCAGAACGTGCTCATGCTCGCGATCCCGTTCGCGTTGCCGCGCACCTTCGGCAAGATGGTCGGCTCGAACAAGCAGGGCTACGCGATCCTCGCCGTCATGGCGACGATCTTCGTGGTCTCGCTGTTCGCGCTGAGCGCGCTCGAGGCCGCCGGCAACGGCACGGCGCCCGAACTCGCGGGCGGCGCGATGGAGGGCAAGGAGGCGCGCTTCGGCATCTTCGGCTCCACGCTGTTCGGCACGACCTCGACGCTCACGTCGACCGGTGCGGTCAACTCGATGCACGACTCGTTCACGGCGCTCGGCGGCATGATGCCGATGCTGAACATGATGCTCGGCGAGGTCGCCCCCGGCGGCGTCGGATCGGGCCTCTACGGCATGCTCGTGCTCGCCGTCATCGCCGTGTTCATCGCGGGGCTCCTGGTGGGCCGCACCCCCGAGTACCTCGGCAAGAAGATCGGGCCGCGCGAGATCAAGCTCGCGAGCCTGTACATCCTCGTCACGCCGACGCTCGTGCTCGCGGGCACCGCCCTCTCGTTCGCGATCCCCGGCATCCGCGAGGACGTCGAGTCGACCTCGATCTGGAACCCCGGCATCCACGGCATGAGCGAGGTGCTCTACGCCTTCACGAGCGCGTCGAACAACAACGGCTCGGCGTTCGCGGGGCTCACGGCGAACACGCCGTGGTTCAACACGGCGCTCGGTGTGGCGATGCTGCTCGGCCGGTTCATCCCGATCGTGCTCGTGCTCGCCCTCGCCGGCTCGCTCGCCGCGCAGGACAAGGTTCCCGCGACCGCCGGCACCCTGCCCACCCATCGGCCGCAGTTCGTCGGCCTCCTCGTGGGCGTCACGGTCATCGTGACCGCGCTCACCTACTTCCCCGTGCTCACGCTGGGTCCCCTGGCTGAAGGGCTGAACTGA
- a CDS encoding potassium channel family protein, with amino-acid sequence MVDRIKHDAPVLVIGLGRFGAATAGQLDRLGREVLAVDTDEILVQKWSERVTHAVVADAKSIDALRQIGAQDFSIAVCAVGSSVEASVLITANLVDLKIPQIWAKAISASHGKILERIGANHVIYPEREAGERTAHLVSGRMLDFIEFDDDFALVKMYPPKPIRGKNLTESGVRSKHRVTVVGVKSPGKPFTYATENTVVSNHDLIIVSGTEGDIEKFAALE; translated from the coding sequence TTGGTTGATCGCATCAAGCACGACGCCCCGGTGCTCGTGATCGGCCTCGGCCGGTTCGGCGCCGCCACCGCGGGCCAGCTCGATCGCCTCGGCCGCGAGGTGCTCGCCGTCGACACCGACGAGATCCTCGTGCAGAAGTGGTCGGAGCGGGTCACGCACGCCGTCGTCGCCGACGCCAAGTCGATCGACGCCCTGCGCCAGATCGGCGCGCAGGACTTCTCGATCGCGGTGTGCGCGGTCGGCTCCTCGGTCGAGGCCTCGGTGCTCATCACCGCGAACCTCGTCGACCTGAAGATCCCGCAGATCTGGGCCAAGGCGATCTCGGCCTCGCACGGCAAGATCCTCGAGCGCATCGGCGCGAACCACGTGATCTACCCCGAGCGCGAGGCCGGCGAGCGCACGGCGCACCTCGTGTCGGGCCGCATGCTCGACTTCATCGAGTTCGACGACGACTTCGCGCTCGTGAAGATGTACCCGCCCAAGCCGATCCGCGGCAAGAACCTCACCGAGTCGGGCGTGCGATCGAAGCACCGGGTGACGGTGGTCGGCGTGAAGAGCCCGGGCAAGCCGTTCACCTACGCGACCGAGAACACGGTGGTCTCCAACCACGACCTCATCATCGTGTCGGGCACCGAGGGCGACATCGAGAAGTTCGCCGCGCTCGAGTAG